Part of the Pseudomonas sp. P8_241 genome is shown below.
CGAGGCGATGATCCATACCACCACTGCCAGCACGGAGCCGGGCGTGATGAAGCGAAACTCCTGTTTGACGTCGGGCATCACGTAGTAGATCAAGGCCACTGCGACCATCAACAGAATCACGATCACCGGCCAGCGAGCGATGGTCCAGAGCGTGACGATGAAATACTCGAGGCCGACTTGCGAGGCGATCCAGCTCATCACCTGCGGCCCGAGCACCATCAGTGCAGCAGCGATCAGTAGCATGCCGGCTATGCCGACGGTATAGATAATCGACAACGGAAAGCGTTTCCACAGCGGACGACCTTCCACTACGTCGTAGGCCGCATTCATTGCGCTCATCATCAATCGCACACCCGCCGAGGCGGTATACAGAGCGATTACGATACCTACCGACAGCAAACCGCCCTTGGATTGCTGAAGCTGGTCGATCACCGGGTTGACCTGCTCCAGGGCCTGGGGTGGCAGCACAAGTTCCGATTGCAGGCGCAGCCACGAAAAAAAATCAGGCAGGTGCAGGAAACCGATCAGCGCAATCAGAAACAAAATGAACGGAAACAGCGAAAACAGCATTTGATAGGCGAGCGCCGAGGCATAGGTCGACATTTCGTCGTCGACGAATTCGGTGACCGTGCGCACCATCACACGGTGCAGGGGCATGCCTTTCATGTCCGGGAAAATCATTAGCGTCTCCATTCGCCGCAAACAGATTCAGAGGTCAAGTCGTGGCGACTCAGGGGCCCTTTTGTTGCATCAAAGTAGCGCACTTGGCGGCTTTGAAACAATTTCCGCAATCAAGTTCAGCCTGACACGAAAACGGCCATCCGCGGATGGCCGTTCCTAACCGTCGTCGAAGCCGAATCAGGCTTCGTCGACACCTTTCTTGACCGCGTCCTTGGCTTTGCCTACGGCTTGTTGGGCTTCGCCTTTCTTCTCCTGCACCACGCCTTCGGCGCGCATTTTGTCGTTACCGGTCGCCTTGCCAATACCTTGCTTGACGTTGCCCGCGGCTTCGTTGGCCATGCCTTTCACTTTATCGCCTGTACTGCTCATGGTATTTCTCCTGTGAACATCTGGATGGAAAAGTGGTTACACAAGGTTGACCGGGAGCGTTTGCACGGAGTTTCATTTATTTTCACAGTGTCATTTTATCGCTCGATGCAGGTTGCGCTTTATGTTTGCCCGGCAACCCCCGAGAATGCGCAACACATTCAGGCCATGGCGCTGAAGATCCAATCCCGTAGGAATGTTATGAAACTCGATAAAAAGCAGGCCATTGCCCGCAGAAACCAGGAACTTGGCGGTGCTGTGCTTGGCGTCAACAACTGCCACTTCACCGAATTGAACCGCAACCGCAATATCTGGTGGTTCGACATCCCGGTAGCGCGCCTGGCCATTGGTCAGTACGAGTGGATTCACCTGCTGATGCACACGCCGGACACCGACGAACTGCTGCACCTGAAAGTGCCGACAGTGTTCCTGCGTGAGAAGCTTGAAGGCCTGGTGATACGTAACGAAGGCAAGCGCAAGGCCGCACTGAGCCTGGAACTGAGTGCGGACAAGGACTCGTACCTGCAGGACATGCGGCCGACAGGGACTAACGTCAATTTCGCGCCGTTTCGCCAATAACACCGAAAAGATCGCAGCCTGCGGCAGCTCCTACAGGGGAGGCGTACACCCGTAGGAGCTGCCGCAGGCTGCGATCTTTTGAATTGCAAAAGCCCATAAAAAAGCCCCGCATCTGCGGGGCTTTATTTGGTTACGCGGTGGTTTTCTTCGCGTTGATCTTTTTCAGCTCTTCATCGCGCAATTCACGACGCAGGATCTTGCCGACGTTGGTGGTCGGCAACGCATCGCGAAATTCCACGGCGCGCGGGACCTTGTAGCCGGTGACATTGGCGCGCATGTGCTCCATCACCTGTTCCTTGGTCAGGGTCACACCCGGCTTGGCAACGATGAAAATCTTGATCGCCTCGCCCGACTTTTCATCCGGCACGCCAATGGCTGCGCACTGCAGCACGCCCGGCAACACGGCCAGTACGTCTTCGAGCTCGTTCGGGTACACGTTGAAGCCCGAGACCAGGATCATGTCTTTCTTGCGATCAACAATGCGCAGGTAACCGTCCGCCTGGATCAGCGCGATATCACCGGTTTTCAGCCAGCCTTCGCTGTCGAGCATTTCGTCGGTGGCATCCTGGCGCTGCCAGTAACCTTTCATGACTTGCGGGCCCTTCACGCACAGTTCGCCGATCTCGCCCATTGGCTGTTCAACACCGGAATCGTCGATAACTTTGCACAGGGTCGACGGCACCGGAATGCCGATGGTGCCGATCTGGATGTTCTGGATCGGGTTGACCGTTGCCACCGGGCTGGTTTCGGTCATGCCGTAGCCTTCGCAGATGGCGCAGCCGGTCACCGCTTTCCAGCGTTCGGCCGCAGCCAGTTGCAAGGCCATACCGCCCGACAACGTGACTTTCAGCGCCGAGAAATCCAGCTTGCGGAAACCTTCGTTGTTGCACAGGGCCACGAACAAGGTGTTCAGTCCGACGAAGCCGCTGAACTTCCACTTCGACAGCTCCTTGACCATCGCCGGCAGGTCGCGCGGGTTGCTGATCAGGATGTTGTGGTTGCCGATCAGCATCATCGCCATGCAATGAAAGGTAAATGCATAGATGTGGTACAGCGGCAGCGGCGTGATCAGGATCTCGCAACCCTCATTGAGGTTGGAGCCCATCAGTGCCTTGCATTGCAACATGTTGGCGACGAGGTTGCGATGGGTCAGCATTGCGCCCTTGGCCACGCCGGTCGTACCGCCGGTGTATTGCAGCACCGCGACATCACTGCTGGCGGGGCTGGCTTCCGCCACTGGCTGGCCCATGCCT
Proteins encoded:
- a CDS encoding YihY/virulence factor BrkB family protein gives rise to the protein MIFPDMKGMPLHRVMVRTVTEFVDDEMSTYASALAYQMLFSLFPFILFLIALIGFLHLPDFFSWLRLQSELVLPPQALEQVNPVIDQLQQSKGGLLSVGIVIALYTASAGVRLMMSAMNAAYDVVEGRPLWKRFPLSIIYTVGIAGMLLIAAALMVLGPQVMSWIASQVGLEYFIVTLWTIARWPVIVILLMVAVALIYYVMPDVKQEFRFITPGSVLAVVVWIIASLGFGFYVKEFANYNAMYGSIGAIIVLLLYFYISAAVLLLGAEMNAVIEHMSREGKDPGEKVPGEHGPGHEEKHHVSGLGRDHSLKPTTDEAQS
- a CDS encoding CsbD family protein, coding for MSSTGDKVKGMANEAAGNVKQGIGKATGNDKMRAEGVVQEKKGEAQQAVGKAKDAVKKGVDEA
- the fadD1 gene encoding long-chain-fatty-acid--CoA ligase FadD1; its protein translation is MNEDFWKDKYPAGVAADINPDEYPNIQAVLKQSCQRFANKPAFSNLGKTITYGELYELSGAFAAYLQQHTDLQPGDRIAVQLPNVLQYPVAVFGAIRAGMIVVNTNPLYTAREMEHQFNDSGAKALVCLANMAHLAEIVVPKTGVKHVIVTEVADLLPPLKRLLVNSVIKYVKKMVPAYHLPKAVKFNDVLSKGMGQPVAEASPASSDVAVLQYTGGTTGVAKGAMLTHRNLVANMLQCKALMGSNLNEGCEILITPLPLYHIYAFTFHCMAMMLIGNHNILISNPRDLPAMVKELSKWKFSGFVGLNTLFVALCNNEGFRKLDFSALKVTLSGGMALQLAAAERWKAVTGCAICEGYGMTETSPVATVNPIQNIQIGTIGIPVPSTLCKVIDDSGVEQPMGEIGELCVKGPQVMKGYWQRQDATDEMLDSEGWLKTGDIALIQADGYLRIVDRKKDMILVSGFNVYPNELEDVLAVLPGVLQCAAIGVPDEKSGEAIKIFIVAKPGVTLTKEQVMEHMRANVTGYKVPRAVEFRDALPTTNVGKILRRELRDEELKKINAKKTTA